One Oncorhynchus clarkii lewisi isolate Uvic-CL-2024 chromosome 32, UVic_Ocla_1.0, whole genome shotgun sequence DNA window includes the following coding sequences:
- the LOC139391922 gene encoding dysbindin-like, whose protein sequence is MAAVIVLCFFLISEKVPPHVKEVEPAQVKPKEVEPGQFKLKEAELAQAKMKERQKFFEEAFQQDMDQYLSTGYLQISERRGPIGSFSSMEVNVDMLEQMDLSDHESFDVFLLSGGEDNNAASPMLGPDVDSLTTEITLQVPTQAELGNKLSSLSSTCTDSQDTEAGDDDEEDEGGREDSSHRPVGVQRFPPTLS, encoded by the exons atggctgctgtaattgtgctctGCTTCTTCCTGATAT CAGAGAAGGTGCCACCCCACGTGAAGGAGGTGGAGCCTGCCCAGGTGAAGCCAAAGGAGGTGGAGCCTGGCCAGTTTAAGCTAAAGGAGGCGGAGCTTGCCCAGGCAAAGATGAAGGAGAGGCAGAAGTTCTTTGAAGAGGCATTCCAGCAAGACATGGATCAGTACCTGTCCACCGGTTACCTGCAGATCagtgagaggagag GGCCAATAGGAAGCTTTTCGTCCATGGAGGTGAACGTGGACATGCTGGAGCAGATGGACCTGTCCGACCATGAGAGCTTTGACGTCTTCCTCCTCTCTGGGGGAGAGGACAACAACGCTGCCTCCCCCATGCTAG GTCCAGACGTTGACTCGTTAACCACAGAGATCACCCTGCAGGTTCCCACCCAGGCTGAGCTAGGAAACAagctgtcctccctctcctccacatgCACTGACAGCCAGGACACCGAGGCTGGGGACGATGATGAAGAGGATGAAGGGGGAAGGGAGGACAGCAGCCACCGTCCTGTTGGGGTGCAGAGGTTCCCCCCAACACTGTCCTAG